In Agrococcus jenensis, the genomic window CAGGCTCCGCAGCCGCGACCTGACGACGCCCTTCACCGGCGTGCGCACCCGGGGAGAGCCGGTAGATGTCGCCGAGCATGCCGCCGCGTTCGCTCAGCACCTGCGATCTGGTCACGTGTTCGCCGGCATGACGTCGGCTCGGCTGTGGGAGCTGCCCGTCGCCTCTCGGTGGACCCGCGCTGAAGCGCTGGTCATCGGTGTCCCGGCCGGAACGACGCGGACGCGCGCACGTGGCGTGCGCGCACGCGAGTTCGACGCGACACGGCTCTCGTCAGGCACGCTCGACGGACTGCCACTCCTGGGCCCTGCCTCGACCGTCATGTCGATGGCGAGGGAGACGAGCCACGAGGACCTCGTGGTGCTCATCGAAGCGCTCGTCACCCCGTCGACGCACTACCCGGATCTGCGCATGCCCCGGCGGCCGTTCACGGACCTCGAGACCCTCCTCGAGTTCGGTGCGCGCTGCCGAGGCATGCACGGTGCCATGGCATTCCTGGCTGCGGTGACCGCTGCCCGCGCCGGCGCCGAGTCCCCGCAGGAGACGCGCTCGCGGCTCGCGATCGTCGCGGCCGGGCTGCCGGAGCCCGCCGTGCAGCTCGAGGTGTGGGTCGACGAGGAGTTGCGCGCAGTGATCGACCTCGCCTACCCGGAGTGGAAGATCGCGATCGAGTACGAGGGCGAGCATCACCTGACCGATCCGGCGCAGTGGGCGAAGGACATCCGTCGGCAGGAGCTGCTCGAGTCGCTCGGGTGGATCGTCATCCGCGTGACGAAGGCCGACCTGCGGAACGGCGGAGCCGTGCTCGTGCAGCGTGTCCGCGCGGCCCTGGCGCGACGAGGTGTCCCCAGCTGATCTCCGGTACCGATCTGCGGGTCGTGGCGTCGTGCACCCGCAGATCGGTACCGGAAACAGGCTCGAGCGGGCTCAGTCGGGCAGGGTGAGGGGATGGAGACCCGGATGTCGAGCGTCGAGCTGCTGCTCGACGAGGGCGCGGAGGCGCAGGTGCGGGCTGAGTGGACCGCGCTCGCGGACGCAGGGCTGTCGAGCCTCGCCCGGCACGACGCGGCGAGCAATCGGCCCCACGTGACCCTGCTCGCTCGGGTCGGGCTGCCGGCGCTGCCGCTCGAGCAGGTCGAGCTCCCCGTGCCCCTCGTGCCCGTTCCCCTCGTGCTCGGCCCGCCGATGCTGCTCGGGTCCGGCGACCGCCGCGTGCTCGCGCGGGCCGTGCTGCCGAGCCCGGCCCTCCTCGCGCTGCAGGCGACGATCCGCGAGGCGGCGGGGCCCGCCGACGACGAGCACTTCCTCCCCGGACGCTGGCTGCCGCACGTGACGCTCGCCCGGCGGCTGCGCCTCGTCGACATCCCGACCGCCCTCGCGCTCCTGGGCGAGCCCATCGACGCATCCGCCGTCGCGATCCGTTACTGGGATCCCGCGACGGCCACCCTCACGACGCTCGCGAGCAGCTGACGAAGCGGGCGCCTAGCGCGCCGGCCAGGCGTCGGCAAGGCGCGTCAGCAGGCGCGCGAGCTCGGCTCGCTCGGCGGGCGTGAGCGCCTCGGCCGCGATCGCGACCTCGGCGGCCCGCTCCTCCGCGTGCGCGGCGATGTGCGCGCGGCCCGCCTTGGTCGCCTCGATCACGACGCGACGGCCGTCACGGGGATCGGGGATGCGACGCACCAGGCCCGCGTCGGCGAGCGACTGGATGAGCCGGGACGCACGCGGCTGATCGACGCCGATGGCGTGCCCGAGGTCGGTGATCGACGACGGCTGCTCAGCGCGCACGACCGCGTGCAGCATCCGCCGAGCGCCCATCGCCCCGCGCATGCCTCGCGCGGCGAACGGCCCTCCGCGGCTCGCACCGTCGCCGCGGAGGTCGTCCTGGCCACCGTCACCGTGCGAAGGTCCGCCATGGCCGCGCGGTCCAAAGCCGTGCGGTCCGCCGTGCCCGATCGGGTGCCCACCGGGTCCGAACGGCGGTCCGCCGCGTCCCGGCCGCGGCGGCCGGCGCATGCCGATGCGATCGAGCGCATCGGCGATCTGCTGGGTCTCGGGGCTGGGATCCGCGCTGGGCTCTTGA contains:
- a CDS encoding endonuclease domain-containing protein; the encoded protein is MNRRAELPEPFADGPFSVATALTRGVSPSRLRSRDLTTPFTGVRTRGEPVDVAEHAAAFAQHLRSGHVFAGMTSARLWELPVASRWTRAEALVIGVPAGTTRTRARGVRAREFDATRLSSGTLDGLPLLGPASTVMSMARETSHEDLVVLIEALVTPSTHYPDLRMPRRPFTDLETLLEFGARCRGMHGAMAFLAAVTAARAGAESPQETRSRLAIVAAGLPEPAVQLEVWVDEELRAVIDLAYPEWKIAIEYEGEHHLTDPAQWAKDIRRQELLESLGWIVIRVTKADLRNGGAVLVQRVRAALARRGVPS
- a CDS encoding 2'-5' RNA ligase family protein, with product METRMSSVELLLDEGAEAQVRAEWTALADAGLSSLARHDAASNRPHVTLLARVGLPALPLEQVELPVPLVPVPLVLGPPMLLGSGDRRVLARAVLPSPALLALQATIREAAGPADDEHFLPGRWLPHVTLARRLRLVDIPTALALLGEPIDASAVAIRYWDPATATLTTLASS
- a CDS encoding MarR family winged helix-turn-helix transcriptional regulator — encoded protein: MRGAMGARRMLHAVVRAEQPSSITDLGHAIGVDQPRASRLIQSLADAGLVRRIPDPRDGRRVVIEATKAGRAHIAAHAEERAAEVAIAAEALTPAERAELARLLTRLADAWPAR